From one Streptomyces sp. N50 genomic stretch:
- a CDS encoding thiamine pyrophosphate-binding protein yields the protein MPDDTQDVISGGHLVAKALKAEGVDRIYTLCGGHIIDIYDGCVDEGIEVVDVRHEQVAAHAADGYARITGRPGCAVVTAGPGTTDAVTGVANAFRAESPMLLIGGQGALTQHKMGSLQDLPHVDMMTPITKFAATVPDTARAADMVSMAFRECYHGAPGPSFLEIPRDVLDAKVPVGKARVPKPGAYRASTRSAGDPEAIEKLADLLVHAEKPAILLGSQVWTTRGTEAAIDLVRTLNIPAYMNGAGRGTLPPGDPHHFQLSRRYAFSNADVIVIVGTPFDFRMGYGKRLSPDATVVQIDLDYRTVGKNRDIDLGIVGDAGLVLKSVAEAASGRLNGGASRRKEWLDELRAAEQAAIEKRLPSLRSDASPIHPYRLVSEINDFLTEDSIYIGDGGDIVTFSGQVVQPKSPGHWMDPGPLGTLGVGIPFVLAAKQARPDKEVVALFGDGAFSLTGWDFETLVRYDLPFVGIVGNNSSMNQIRYGQAAKYGLERERVGNTLGDVHYDKFAQMLGGYGEEVRDPADIGPALQRARESGKPSLINVWVDPDAYAPGTMNQTMYK from the coding sequence ATGCCCGACGACACCCAGGACGTGATTTCCGGTGGTCATCTCGTCGCCAAAGCCCTGAAGGCCGAGGGGGTCGACCGCATCTACACCCTGTGCGGCGGCCACATCATCGACATCTACGACGGCTGCGTCGACGAGGGCATAGAAGTCGTCGACGTACGCCACGAACAGGTGGCAGCCCACGCGGCGGACGGTTACGCGCGGATCACCGGCAGGCCGGGGTGCGCGGTGGTCACCGCGGGTCCCGGTACGACCGACGCCGTCACCGGTGTCGCCAACGCCTTCCGCGCGGAGTCCCCGATGCTGCTCATCGGCGGTCAAGGGGCCCTGACCCAGCACAAGATGGGGTCGCTGCAGGACCTGCCGCACGTCGACATGATGACGCCGATCACCAAGTTCGCGGCGACCGTGCCGGACACGGCGCGCGCCGCCGACATGGTGTCGATGGCGTTCCGCGAGTGCTACCACGGCGCGCCCGGGCCCTCGTTCCTGGAGATCCCTCGCGATGTCCTCGACGCGAAGGTGCCGGTGGGCAAGGCACGGGTGCCGAAGCCCGGCGCCTACCGCGCCTCGACCCGCTCGGCCGGCGACCCCGAGGCGATCGAGAAGCTCGCCGATCTGCTGGTCCACGCGGAGAAGCCGGCGATCCTGTTGGGCAGCCAGGTGTGGACAACTCGCGGCACCGAGGCGGCCATTGACCTCGTCCGCACCCTCAACATCCCCGCGTACATGAACGGCGCGGGACGCGGCACCCTCCCGCCCGGCGACCCGCACCACTTCCAACTCTCACGCCGGTACGCCTTCTCGAACGCCGACGTCATCGTCATCGTCGGCACGCCCTTCGACTTCCGCATGGGCTACGGCAAGCGCCTCTCCCCCGACGCGACCGTCGTGCAGATCGACCTCGACTACCGCACCGTCGGCAAGAATCGCGACATCGACCTCGGCATCGTCGGCGACGCGGGGCTCGTGCTGAAGTCGGTCGCGGAAGCCGCCTCGGGACGTCTCAACGGAGGTGCGTCCAGGCGCAAGGAGTGGCTCGACGAGCTGCGCGCGGCCGAACAGGCCGCGATCGAGAAGCGGTTGCCGAGTCTGCGGTCGGACGCGTCACCGATCCACCCCTACCGCCTGGTCAGCGAGATCAACGACTTCCTCACCGAGGACTCCATCTACATCGGCGACGGCGGCGACATCGTCACCTTCTCCGGCCAGGTCGTGCAGCCCAAGTCGCCCGGCCACTGGATGGACCCGGGCCCGCTCGGCACCCTCGGCGTCGGGATCCCCTTCGTCCTCGCGGCCAAGCAGGCCCGGCCCGACAAGGAGGTCGTCGCGCTGTTCGGCGACGGCGCGTTCTCCCTGACCGGCTGGGACTTCGAGACGCTCGTCCGCTACGACCTCCCGTTCGTCGGCATCGTCGGCAACAACTCCTCGATGAACCAGATCCGTTACGGCCAGGCCGCCAAGTACGGCCTGGAGCGCGAGCGGGTCGGCAACACCCTCGGCGACGTCCACTACGACAAGTTCGCCCAGATGCTGGGGGGTTACGGCGAGGAGGTCCGCGACCCCGCCGACATCGGCCCCGCGCTCCAGCGCGCCCGGGAGTCGGGCAAGCCGTCACTGATCAACGTCTGGGTCGACCCGGACGCGTACGCCCCCGGAACCATGAACCAGACGATGTACAAGTGA
- a CDS encoding PRC-barrel domain containing protein: MTDNVWGYQAESGHQPGTDLTGFKVEATDGSIGKVDKHSDEVDDSYLVVDTGVWIFGKEVLLPASTVVSIDPNEKKVSVGLTKQQIKDAPEFNRDKHLGDRDYHEQVGTYYGTGRGGPFGGPMV, translated from the coding sequence ATGACGGACAACGTATGGGGTTACCAGGCCGAGTCGGGCCACCAGCCGGGCACTGACCTGACCGGATTCAAGGTCGAGGCGACGGACGGCAGCATCGGCAAGGTCGACAAGCACTCCGACGAGGTCGACGACTCCTACCTGGTGGTCGACACGGGTGTGTGGATCTTCGGCAAGGAGGTCCTGCTCCCGGCGAGCACGGTCGTGAGCATCGACCCGAACGAGAAGAAGGTCTCCGTCGGCCTCACCAAGCAACAGATCAAGGACGCCCCGGAGTTCAACCGGGACAAGCACCTCGGCGACCGGGATTACCACGAGCAGGTCGGCACGTACTACGGCACGGGCCGCGGCGGTCCCTTCGGCGGACCGATGGTCTGA
- a CDS encoding aldehyde dehydrogenase family protein, whose translation MASTLTPGPTTTSTSTPSLHPPTLKAGTSWSDAWRRCLDVAPEAFQDDRVLNLWNAAWQRDGRALPATSPVDGGPIAGPPRLDRSTAHQAVRASLDQHRAWRHVPLDERRARVAATLDALTEHRELLALLLVWEIGKPWRLAQADVDRSIDGVRWYVDGIEPMLAGRTPLDGPVSNIASWNYPMSVLVHAMLVQALAGNAVIAKTPTDGGVACLTLAAALAAREGIPVTLVSGSGGELSEALVRAPEIGCVSFVGGRDTGAAVATAVADLGKRHILEQEGLNTWGIWNHTDWDTLTAVIPKLFDYGKQRCTAYPRFVVQRELFDEFLAAYLPAVRTLRVGHPLAVQHAQDPYPQLDFGPVINAAKAKELHDQVAEAIDRGAVPLHRGKLSEANFLPGQDTSAYVRPVTLLNPPPSSPLHHAEPFGPVDTIVLVDTEAELLAAMNASNGALVATLSTDDRATYDRLAPQIRAFKVGHGTPRSRGDRDELFGGLGASWRGAFVGGELLIRAVTHGPVGERLPGNFPEYQLMP comes from the coding sequence ATGGCATCAACCCTCACACCCGGCCCCACCACCACCTCCACCTCCACCCCCTCCCTTCACCCCCCGACCCTCAAGGCGGGCACGTCCTGGAGTGACGCCTGGCGGCGTTGTCTCGACGTCGCGCCCGAGGCGTTCCAGGACGACCGTGTCCTCAACCTCTGGAACGCGGCCTGGCAGCGGGACGGCCGGGCCCTGCCCGCCACCAGCCCCGTCGACGGCGGCCCGATCGCCGGCCCGCCCCGCTTGGACCGGTCCACCGCCCACCAGGCCGTGCGCGCCTCCCTCGACCAGCACCGCGCCTGGCGCCACGTCCCGCTCGACGAGCGGCGCGCCCGCGTCGCCGCCACGCTGGACGCCCTGACCGAGCACCGCGAACTCCTCGCGCTGCTGCTGGTCTGGGAGATCGGCAAGCCCTGGCGGCTCGCGCAGGCGGATGTGGACCGGTCCATCGACGGCGTGCGCTGGTACGTCGACGGCATCGAGCCGATGCTCGCCGGCCGCACCCCGCTCGACGGCCCGGTGTCCAACATCGCGAGCTGGAACTACCCGATGAGCGTGCTCGTCCACGCCATGCTGGTTCAGGCGCTGGCCGGAAACGCGGTCATCGCCAAGACCCCGACCGACGGCGGAGTCGCCTGCCTCACCCTGGCCGCCGCGCTGGCCGCGCGCGAGGGCATTCCCGTCACCCTCGTCAGCGGCAGCGGAGGTGAGCTGTCGGAGGCGCTGGTGCGCGCGCCCGAGATCGGCTGTGTCTCCTTCGTCGGCGGCCGCGACACCGGGGCCGCGGTGGCCACGGCCGTGGCCGACCTGGGCAAGCGGCACATCCTCGAGCAGGAAGGACTCAACACCTGGGGCATCTGGAACCACACCGACTGGGACACGCTCACCGCGGTCATCCCCAAGCTCTTCGACTACGGCAAGCAGCGCTGCACGGCGTATCCGCGCTTCGTCGTCCAGCGCGAGCTGTTCGACGAGTTCCTAGCGGCCTACCTCCCCGCGGTCCGAACTCTCCGTGTCGGCCACCCTCTTGCGGTCCAGCACGCTCAAGACCCGTACCCGCAACTGGACTTCGGTCCGGTGATCAACGCGGCCAAGGCCAAGGAGCTCCACGACCAGGTGGCCGAGGCGATCGACCGCGGCGCCGTACCGCTGCACCGCGGCAAGTTGTCCGAGGCCAACTTCCTTCCCGGGCAGGACACTTCGGCGTACGTCCGACCCGTCACGCTCCTCAACCCGCCTCCGTCGTCCCCCCTGCACCACGCGGAACCGTTCGGCCCGGTCGACACCATCGTCCTGGTCGACACGGAGGCGGAGCTGCTGGCCGCGATGAACGCGTCCAACGGCGCGCTGGTCGCCACCCTGTCCACCGACGACCGCGCGACCTACGACCGACTGGCCCCGCAGATACGGGCGTTCAAGGTCGGCCACGGCACACCACGCTCCCGCGGCGACCGCGACGAACTGTTCGGCGGCCTCGGCGCGTCCTGGCGCGGCGCCTTCGTCGGCGGCGAACTCCTCATCCGGGCGGTGACACACGGGCCGGTGGGGGAGCGGTTGCCGGGCAACTTCCCGGAGTATCAGCTCATGCCGTGA
- the sucC gene encoding ADP-forming succinate--CoA ligase subunit beta, which yields MDLYEHQARELFEEHGILVPRAEVTASSKEAREIARRLGGRVVVKAQVKTGGRGKAGGVRLAADPAAAELTARQILGMDIKGHTVGKVMVAQPVDIESEFYVSYVLDRAAGRFLAIASAEGGMEIEEVAASRPDAVARMHIDPAEGVTSAKAGEIAEAAGLPPQTVDVLVRLWQVLVREDAVLVEVNPLVRTKQGQIVALDGKVTLDDNARFRQARWGSEGAAHDDPLEAAAATKGLNYVKLDGEVGVIGNGAGLVMSTLDVVAGCGARPADFLDIGGGASAQIMADGLSVILSDPAVKSVFVNVFGGITACDVVADGIVRALETVQLTKPLVVRLDGNNAARGRAVLDGYAHPLVQQATTMDGAARRAADLANAR from the coding sequence ATGGATCTGTACGAGCACCAGGCAAGGGAACTCTTCGAGGAACACGGCATCTTGGTGCCCCGGGCCGAGGTCACCGCCTCGTCCAAGGAGGCACGCGAGATCGCCCGCAGGCTGGGCGGACGCGTCGTGGTGAAGGCGCAGGTCAAGACGGGCGGGCGAGGCAAGGCGGGTGGGGTCAGACTCGCCGCGGACCCGGCCGCCGCCGAGCTCACGGCACGCCAGATCCTCGGCATGGACATCAAGGGCCACACGGTCGGCAAGGTGATGGTGGCCCAACCGGTCGACATCGAGAGCGAGTTCTACGTCTCCTACGTCCTCGACCGCGCGGCGGGCCGCTTCCTCGCGATCGCGTCAGCGGAGGGCGGTATGGAGATCGAGGAGGTCGCCGCCAGTCGACCGGATGCGGTCGCCCGTATGCACATCGACCCGGCGGAGGGCGTCACCTCGGCCAAGGCGGGCGAGATCGCCGAGGCGGCAGGCCTGCCGCCGCAGACCGTCGACGTCCTCGTGCGGCTGTGGCAGGTACTGGTCCGCGAGGACGCCGTTCTCGTCGAGGTCAACCCGCTCGTGCGGACGAAGCAGGGGCAGATCGTCGCCCTCGACGGCAAGGTCACCCTCGACGACAACGCCCGCTTCCGGCAGGCGCGTTGGGGATCCGAGGGCGCGGCGCACGACGATCCACTGGAGGCGGCGGCCGCCACGAAGGGCCTCAACTACGTCAAGCTCGACGGTGAGGTCGGCGTCATCGGCAACGGCGCGGGCCTGGTCATGTCGACGCTCGACGTGGTCGCGGGCTGCGGTGCCCGCCCCGCCGACTTCCTCGACATCGGCGGCGGGGCATCCGCCCAGATCATGGCCGACGGACTGTCCGTCATCCTCTCCGACCCGGCCGTGAAGTCGGTGTTCGTCAACGTCTTCGGCGGGATCACCGCGTGCGACGTGGTGGCCGACGGCATCGTACGGGCCCTGGAAACCGTCCAGTTGACCAAGCCGCTGGTCGTCCGGCTGGACGGCAACAACGCGGCCCGGGGTCGAGCCGTCCTCGACGGGTACGCCCATCCGCTGGTCCAGCAGGCCACCACCATGGACGGTGCCGCCCGCCGCGCCGCCGACCTCGCCAACGCACGCTAA
- a CDS encoding fused response regulator/phosphatase has translation MTDNVQDPSPATVLVIDDNATNRYVLTSWLRRAGHTVIGAATGEQGLARLHSTESALPDLAIVDVRLPDMSGFEVSERLKDDPRTVHLPVIQISAAATSADDHAEGLRRGADAYLDQPIDPGELLATVTATLRYARARQRAERLTRRLIALNTATLDVYSAVGFHSFASAATGGAAGVLDSPASAVFLSPQAQAVHSMIDDPRTPVRTHPAHPGLLDRLAAQGLNQDTGVAVVRVPQDRWRALLPADHLPGEIALAVARTKRGRPPVCLAVPAAALAGADDEQLFQQLANASALALEALRTYNEEHALGLALQRSFLPKELPTVPGVELAFRYLPASEHAEIGGDFYEAVRTVDGLLLAIGDVVGHSVTAATVMGEVRHALRAYAIEGHPPHHILERLETLLGQSQPGVTVTLCLALVTPHDRRLHIANAGHIPPLLIDPDRGPRFHHPHGPLLGMGLPHPPPTVVPAPPGTRLLMVTDGLVEVRTAHLDTTLDEFSDAVTEGPDDLEELCDLLLARFGHNKDDDIALIAALFS, from the coding sequence ATGACCGATAACGTCCAGGATCCCTCACCCGCGACCGTCCTGGTCATCGACGACAACGCGACGAACCGCTACGTCCTCACCAGTTGGCTCCGGCGCGCGGGACACACGGTCATCGGCGCCGCCACCGGCGAACAGGGGCTCGCGCGGCTGCACTCCACCGAGAGCGCGCTGCCGGACCTCGCCATCGTCGATGTACGGCTGCCCGACATGAGCGGCTTCGAGGTCAGCGAACGCCTCAAGGACGACCCGCGGACGGTCCATCTGCCGGTGATCCAGATCTCCGCCGCCGCCACCAGCGCCGACGACCACGCCGAGGGACTGCGCCGCGGCGCGGACGCCTATCTCGACCAGCCCATCGACCCCGGCGAACTCCTCGCCACCGTCACCGCCACCCTGCGCTACGCCCGGGCCCGCCAGCGCGCCGAACGGCTCACGCGACGCCTCATCGCCCTGAACACGGCGACGCTGGACGTGTACAGTGCCGTGGGCTTCCACTCCTTCGCCTCGGCAGCCACCGGCGGCGCGGCCGGAGTCCTGGACAGCCCGGCCAGCGCGGTGTTCCTCTCGCCCCAGGCGCAGGCCGTGCACAGCATGATCGACGACCCGCGGACCCCCGTACGCACGCATCCGGCCCATCCCGGCCTCCTGGACCGACTGGCGGCGCAGGGCCTGAACCAGGACACCGGGGTCGCGGTCGTCCGTGTCCCGCAGGACCGGTGGCGAGCACTGCTGCCGGCCGACCACCTGCCCGGCGAGATAGCGCTCGCGGTCGCCCGCACCAAACGCGGCCGGCCCCCCGTCTGTCTGGCCGTCCCCGCCGCCGCCCTGGCCGGCGCCGACGACGAGCAGCTCTTCCAGCAGCTGGCCAACGCGAGCGCCCTGGCCCTGGAGGCCCTGCGCACGTACAACGAGGAGCACGCCCTGGGCCTGGCCCTGCAACGCTCCTTCCTCCCCAAGGAGTTGCCGACGGTCCCCGGCGTCGAACTGGCCTTCCGCTACCTCCCGGCCTCCGAACACGCCGAGATCGGCGGGGACTTCTACGAAGCGGTACGGACCGTCGACGGCCTGCTGCTCGCCATCGGAGACGTGGTCGGACACTCGGTGACGGCGGCGACCGTGATGGGCGAGGTACGTCACGCACTACGCGCCTACGCCATCGAGGGCCACCCTCCCCACCACATCCTGGAACGCCTGGAAACGCTGCTCGGCCAGTCGCAGCCCGGCGTCACGGTCACCCTCTGCCTCGCCCTCGTCACCCCGCACGACCGCCGCCTGCACATCGCCAACGCCGGTCACATTCCCCCGCTGTTGATCGACCCGGACCGCGGGCCACGCTTCCACCACCCCCACGGCCCGCTCCTCGGCATGGGGCTCCCCCACCCCCCGCCCACCGTCGTGCCGGCCCCGCCCGGCACCCGCCTGCTCATGGTCACGGACGGCCTCGTGGAGGTGCGCACCGCCCATCTCGACACCACACTCGACGAGTTCAGTGACGCCGTCACCGAAGGCCCCGACGATCTCGAGGAGTTGTGCGATCTGCTGCTCGCCCGTTTCGGGCACAACAAGGACGACGACATCGCCCTGATCGCCGCCCTGTTCTCGTAG
- a CDS encoding MarR family winged helix-turn-helix transcriptional regulator has protein sequence MANDQQPAPLESRLGYLLKHAQAGLARTSAEALAPHGVDGHELAVLVVLAAGEPLSQVEAAGRLGVDRTTMVSLIDGLEDHGLVERRRSPLDRRKNIVELTPEGRDCLRRAEQARRAAERRFLAPLDEETAASLVRALQALVLAERE, from the coding sequence ATGGCCAACGACCAGCAACCCGCGCCCCTGGAGTCCCGGCTCGGCTATCTCCTCAAGCACGCCCAGGCCGGACTGGCCAGGACGTCGGCGGAAGCGCTGGCGCCGCACGGAGTGGACGGCCACGAGTTGGCCGTACTGGTGGTGCTCGCCGCGGGGGAGCCGTTGTCACAGGTCGAGGCGGCCGGGCGGCTCGGGGTCGACCGGACCACGATGGTGTCGTTGATCGACGGCCTGGAGGACCACGGTCTGGTGGAGCGGCGCCGCAGCCCGTTGGACCGTCGTAAGAACATCGTCGAACTGACGCCGGAGGGCCGGGACTGTCTGCGCCGGGCCGAGCAGGCACGCCGTGCGGCGGAGCGCCGTTTCCTCGCGCCGCTGGACGAGGAGACGGCGGCGTCGCTCGTCCGGGCACTGCAGGCACTGGTGCTCGCGGAGCGGGAGTGA
- a CDS encoding LLM class flavin-dependent oxidoreductase — protein MADNADVMTPTTTVRFGIKTTPMHVPYEDIRRVWLEADAVPEIADAWLWDHLLPVAGPKDGQIHESWTLLSALAAQTERLRLGLLVTSNRIRPPAVLGKMASTVDVISGGRLVLGLGVGGTHQPPGAGGIEGANPAIAEYEAYGLSLVPPGEGLARLAETVEILKGMWTRDVFDFEGRHYRLRGTRCEPKPVQRPGPPLLIGGWGTRLLRLVAEHADMWNVPGPPHNTVDHVAERARVLDAHCAELGRDPDEITRSVQLLVSYDDPAATRETVRRLVDAGMNHIVLSLPRPYPRGVARWLADEIIAGRH, from the coding sequence ATGGCAGACAACGCGGACGTCATGACTCCCACGACCACGGTGCGCTTCGGAATCAAGACCACCCCCATGCATGTGCCGTACGAGGACATCCGGCGGGTCTGGCTGGAGGCCGACGCCGTGCCGGAGATCGCGGATGCCTGGCTGTGGGACCACCTGCTGCCGGTCGCCGGGCCGAAGGACGGCCAGATACACGAGAGTTGGACCCTGCTGAGTGCGCTCGCCGCGCAGACGGAGCGGTTGCGGCTCGGGCTCCTCGTCACCAGCAACCGCATCCGGCCGCCGGCCGTGCTCGGCAAGATGGCGTCCACGGTGGACGTGATCTCCGGCGGGCGTCTCGTGCTCGGACTGGGCGTCGGCGGCACGCATCAGCCGCCGGGGGCCGGGGGAATCGAGGGCGCAAATCCGGCGATCGCCGAGTACGAGGCGTACGGCCTCTCGCTCGTCCCGCCCGGCGAGGGCCTCGCGCGGCTCGCGGAGACCGTCGAGATCCTGAAGGGGATGTGGACCCGGGACGTCTTCGACTTCGAGGGCCGCCACTACCGGCTCCGCGGCACACGGTGCGAGCCGAAGCCCGTGCAGCGACCGGGTCCCCCGCTGCTCATCGGCGGCTGGGGCACCCGGCTGCTACGGCTGGTCGCCGAGCACGCAGATATGTGGAACGTTCCAGGACCGCCGCACAACACCGTCGACCACGTCGCCGAGCGCGCCCGCGTCCTCGACGCGCACTGCGCCGAACTGGGCCGCGACCCGGACGAGATCACGCGTTCGGTGCAGCTCTTGGTGTCGTACGACGATCCGGCCGCGACACGGGAGACGGTCCGGCGGCTCGTCGACGCCGGGATGAACCACATCGTGCTGAGTCTGCCGCGCCCCTATCCGCGGGGCGTGGCCCGGTGGCTGGCCGACGAGATCATCGCCGGGCGGCACTGA
- the sucD gene encoding succinate--CoA ligase subunit alpha translates to MAIYLTKESKVLVQGMTGGEGMKHTRRMLAVGTNVVGGVNPRKAGRTVDFDDRAVPVFGSVADGMRSTGADVSVVFVPPAFAKAAVIEAADAGIGLAVVITEGIPIHDSVAFTAYATSRGTRIIGPNCPGLITPGQANAGIIPADITKPGRVGLVSKSGTLTYQLMYELRDIGFSTCVGIGGDPVVGTSHIDCLAAFQDDPDTELVVLIGEIGGDAEERAAAYIRDHVTKPVVGYIAGFTAPEGRTMGHAGAIVSGSSGTAAAKKKALEAVGVKVGRTPTETARLVLDRLNLR, encoded by the coding sequence ATGGCGATCTACCTCACCAAGGAGAGCAAGGTCCTCGTCCAGGGCATGACCGGCGGCGAGGGCATGAAGCACACCCGCCGGATGCTCGCGGTCGGCACGAACGTCGTCGGCGGCGTCAACCCGCGCAAGGCCGGCCGTACCGTCGACTTCGACGACCGGGCCGTGCCGGTCTTCGGGTCGGTCGCCGACGGTATGCGGTCGACGGGAGCCGATGTCAGCGTCGTGTTCGTGCCGCCCGCCTTCGCGAAGGCGGCGGTGATCGAGGCCGCCGACGCGGGCATCGGCCTCGCCGTCGTCATCACCGAGGGCATACCGATCCACGACTCGGTCGCGTTCACGGCGTACGCCACGTCGAGGGGCACCCGGATCATCGGCCCCAACTGCCCCGGTCTGATCACCCCCGGCCAGGCCAACGCGGGCATCATCCCCGCCGACATCACCAAGCCGGGCCGCGTCGGCCTGGTGTCCAAGTCGGGCACGCTCACCTATCAACTCATGTACGAACTACGGGACATCGGCTTCTCGACCTGCGTCGGCATCGGCGGAGACCCCGTCGTCGGCACGAGTCACATCGACTGCCTCGCCGCGTTCCAGGACGACCCCGACACCGAACTCGTCGTCCTCATCGGGGAGATAGGCGGCGACGCCGAGGAACGTGCCGCCGCCTACATCCGCGACCACGTCACCAAACCCGTCGTCGGCTACATCGCCGGCTTCACCGCACCCGAGGGCAGGACGATGGGCCACGCGGGCGCCATCGTGTCCGGCTCCTCCGGTACGGCGGCGGCGAAGAAGAAGGCGCTGGAGGCCGTAGGGGTGAAGGTCGGACGTACGCCGACGGAGACCGCCCGGCTGGTGTTGGACCGGTTGAATCTCCGGTGA
- the frc gene encoding formyl-CoA transferase yields the protein MTARALEGIRVLDMTHVQSGPSATQLLAWLGADVVKLEAPTGDITRKQLRDLPDVDSLYFTMLNCNKRSITLNTKTERGKEILTELIRRSDVMVENFGPGAVDRMGFTWDRIQEINPRIVYASIKGFGDGPYTNFKAYEVVAQAMGGSMATTGFEDGPPLATGAQIGDSGTGVHTVAGILAALFQRESTGRGQRVNVAMQHAVLNLCRVKLRDQQRLAHGPLAEYPNDDFGDEVPRSGNASGGGQPGWAVKCAPGGPNDYVYVIVQPVGWKPLTELIGRPELADDPEWATPEARLPQLSKMFQLIEEWSATLPKWEVLERLNAHNIPCGPILSTREIIEDESLVANEMVVTVPHPERGEFVTVGSPLKLSDSPVDVTSSPLLGEHNEEVYIGELGLGDEELRLLKSNGVI from the coding sequence ATGACCGCCAGGGCACTTGAGGGCATCCGCGTCCTCGACATGACACACGTCCAGTCCGGCCCCTCCGCCACCCAACTGCTCGCCTGGCTCGGCGCCGACGTCGTCAAGCTGGAGGCGCCGACCGGTGACATCACGCGCAAACAGCTGCGCGACCTCCCGGACGTCGACTCGCTCTACTTCACGATGCTCAACTGCAACAAGCGGAGCATCACCCTCAACACCAAGACCGAGCGCGGCAAGGAGATCCTCACCGAGCTGATCCGGCGCTCCGACGTCATGGTCGAGAACTTCGGACCGGGCGCGGTCGACCGTATGGGGTTCACCTGGGATCGCATACAGGAGATCAATCCCCGCATCGTGTATGCGTCGATCAAGGGCTTCGGGGACGGCCCGTACACCAACTTCAAGGCGTACGAGGTCGTCGCGCAGGCGATGGGCGGGTCGATGGCGACCACCGGTTTCGAGGACGGGCCGCCGCTGGCCACGGGCGCCCAGATCGGCGACTCCGGCACAGGAGTGCATACAGTAGCCGGGATACTGGCGGCACTCTTCCAGCGGGAGAGCACCGGCCGGGGTCAGCGCGTCAACGTCGCCATGCAGCACGCCGTGCTGAACCTGTGCCGGGTGAAGCTCCGCGACCAGCAGCGCCTGGCGCACGGGCCGCTCGCCGAGTACCCGAACGACGACTTCGGCGACGAGGTGCCCCGCTCGGGCAACGCGTCCGGCGGCGGGCAGCCCGGCTGGGCGGTCAAGTGCGCCCCGGGCGGCCCGAACGACTACGTGTACGTCATCGTGCAGCCGGTCGGCTGGAAGCCGCTCACCGAGCTGATCGGCCGGCCCGAGCTGGCCGACGATCCCGAGTGGGCGACACCCGAGGCCCGGTTGCCGCAGCTCTCCAAGATGTTCCAGCTGATCGAGGAGTGGTCGGCCACCCTGCCCAAGTGGGAGGTGCTGGAGCGGCTCAACGCCCACAACATCCCGTGCGGGCCGATCCTGTCGACCAGGGAGATCATCGAGGACGAGTCGCTGGTCGCCAACGAGATGGTCGTGACGGTGCCGCACCCCGAGCGCGGCGAGTTCGTCACTGTGGGCAGCCCGCTGAAGCTCTCCGACTCCCCCGTGGACGTGACCAGTTCACCGCTGCTCGGCGAGCACAACGAAGAGGTCTACATCGGCGAACTCGGTCTCGGCGACGAAGAGTTGCGCCTCCTCAAGTCGAACGGGGTGATCTGA